A single Halarcobacter anaerophilus DNA region contains:
- a CDS encoding 3-isopropylmalate dehydratase small subunit, with amino-acid sequence MSKITGKVWNFGANVDTDVIIAARYLNSSDPEHLANHVMEDADPDFPKKLKKGDIIVAGENFGCGSSREHAPIALKAAGVAAVVAPSFARIFYRNSFNMGLPIFELPESLEIKEGEEISIDLDEGIITNNTTNKIYKFIPIPEFMQELISTGGLINYAKAEMKKD; translated from the coding sequence ATGAGTAAGATTACAGGAAAAGTTTGGAATTTTGGAGCAAATGTCGATACTGATGTTATTATTGCTGCAAGATATTTAAATAGTTCAGACCCAGAGCATTTAGCAAATCATGTTATGGAAGATGCAGATCCTGATTTCCCGAAAAAATTAAAAAAAGGTGATATTATCGTTGCAGGGGAAAACTTTGGATGCGGTTCAAGTAGAGAACATGCTCCTATTGCACTAAAAGCTGCAGGAGTTGCCGCCGTTGTTGCACCTTCTTTTGCAAGAATATTTTATAGAAACTCTTTTAATATGGGACTTCCTATTTTTGAATTGCCGGAGTCTTTGGAAATCAAAGAGGGTGAAGAGATTTCAATAGATTTAGATGAAGGGATTATTACAAATAATACAACTAATAAAATTTATAAATTTATCCCGATTCCTGAATTTATGCAAGAACTTATCTCTACTGGTGGATTAATAAATTATGCAAAAGCTGAGATGAAAAAGGATTAA